A stretch of the Ignavibacteriota bacterium genome encodes the following:
- the prmC gene encoding peptide chain release factor N(5)-glutamine methyltransferase — MGAETIQSLLRKSVAFLEEQGVDEARRSAEMLLCSVLGVRRIDLYLRFEQPVKEDELVLYRTLIRRRLAREPVQYIMGDTEFYSLPFRVTPDVLIPRPETEHLAEAAIAALRAADGEARALDIGTGSGILAVVLAREAPKASLTASDISAAALAVAADNAARNGVAERIRFLAHDILTGSPEALGGPFEVVVSNPPYIAPQDMAELQREISEYEPRAALTDERDGLTFYRRFAGLAAALLAPGGRMFLEIGMGQRPDIERIFVSAGCTRFDVIADYSGIERVLVFGFGRW, encoded by the coding sequence ATGGGCGCCGAAACGATACAGTCGCTGCTGCGGAAGTCCGTGGCCTTTCTCGAGGAGCAGGGCGTGGACGAGGCGCGGCGATCGGCCGAGATGCTGCTCTGCAGCGTGCTGGGCGTACGCCGCATCGACCTGTACCTGCGTTTCGAACAGCCGGTAAAAGAGGATGAACTGGTCCTCTACCGCACGCTGATCCGGAGGCGGCTCGCGCGGGAACCCGTGCAGTACATCATGGGCGACACCGAATTCTATTCCCTGCCCTTCCGTGTCACCCCCGACGTGCTGATTCCGCGTCCCGAGACCGAACATCTGGCCGAGGCCGCCATCGCCGCGCTGCGGGCCGCGGACGGCGAGGCGCGCGCGCTCGACATCGGCACGGGCAGCGGCATACTGGCGGTGGTCCTCGCGCGAGAGGCGCCCAAAGCGTCTCTCACGGCGAGCGACATCAGTGCTGCGGCTCTCGCGGTTGCAGCCGACAACGCGGCGCGCAACGGCGTGGCGGAACGCATCCGCTTTCTCGCGCACGACATTTTGACCGGATCTCCCGAGGCGCTCGGCGGACCCTTCGAGGTCGTGGTGTCGAATCCGCCGTACATCGCGCCGCAGGATATGGCGGAGTTACAGAGGGAAATATCCGAATATGAGCCGCGCGCGGCGCTGACCGACGAACGTGACGGGCTCACCTTTTACCGGCGCTTCGCGGGACTGGCGGCCGCCCTTCTCGCGCCCGGCGGCCGTATGTTTTTGGAGATCGGCATGGGGCAGCGCCCCGACATCGAGCGGATCTTTGTATCCGCAGGATGTACGCGTTTCGATGTGATTGCTGATTACTCCGGAATTGAGCGTGTGCTTGTGTTTGGGTTTGGTAGATGGTAG
- a CDS encoding dihydrodipicolinate synthase family protein, whose translation MIDSIQALRAQLFEGHVIPAHPLALDAARVFDERHQRALTRYYLDAGAGGIAIGVHTTQFAVHRPDVGLYKTLLRVTAEEIDSFERRGAAAIVRVAGVIGTTGQAVWEAGKAVEYGYHAALLGLGALARADDRALLEHCARVAAVLPLFGFYLQPAAGGRVLSYDFWRRFCEIDNVVAIKIAPFNRYQTLDVVRAVADAGRVSDIALYTGNDDAIVADLLTDFDIGGTHLRFAGGLLGQWAVWTRRAVELLDAVKRCRAEGGRGAVELLALGAQLTDANAAVFDAAHGFAGCIPGIHAVLAAQGLLASECCLDPFEVLSPGQRDEIMRVSAAYPHLCDDEWILANKKTWFSDEM comes from the coding sequence ATGATCGATTCGATACAGGCGCTTCGTGCGCAGCTCTTTGAAGGACACGTCATCCCCGCGCACCCGCTGGCGCTTGACGCAGCGCGTGTGTTCGACGAACGCCATCAGCGCGCGCTGACGCGGTATTACCTGGACGCAGGCGCGGGCGGCATCGCCATCGGGGTGCATACCACGCAGTTCGCCGTGCACCGTCCCGATGTCGGCTTGTACAAAACACTGCTCCGTGTCACCGCCGAGGAGATCGACTCCTTCGAGCGTCGCGGCGCTGCGGCAATCGTGCGCGTCGCGGGAGTGATCGGCACCACGGGGCAGGCCGTATGGGAGGCGGGCAAGGCCGTCGAATACGGGTATCATGCGGCGTTGCTTGGGCTGGGTGCGCTGGCGCGCGCCGACGATCGCGCCCTGTTGGAACACTGCGCGCGTGTTGCCGCGGTGCTGCCCCTGTTCGGCTTCTATCTGCAACCCGCCGCGGGCGGACGCGTGTTGTCGTACGATTTCTGGCGCCGCTTCTGCGAGATCGACAATGTTGTGGCGATCAAGATCGCCCCGTTCAACCGCTATCAGACACTCGACGTGGTTCGTGCCGTCGCCGATGCGGGGCGCGTCTCCGACATCGCGCTGTACACGGGCAATGACGATGCCATTGTCGCCGACCTTCTCACGGATTTCGACATCGGCGGAACACATCTGCGTTTTGCCGGCGGACTGCTCGGCCAGTGGGCGGTGTGGACGCGGCGGGCAGTGGAACTGCTCGACGCTGTCAAGCGCTGCCGCGCGGAAGGAGGCCGCGGCGCGGTGGAACTCCTGGCGCTCGGTGCGCAGCTCACGGATGCAAATGCCGCCGTGTTCGACGCGGCGCATGGATTTGCCGGATGCATCCCGGGCATACACGCGGTGCTCGCCGCACAGGGCCTGCTTGCCAGCGAGTGCTGCCTCGATCCGTTCGAGGTTCTCTCGCCGGGCCAGCGCGACGAGATCATGCGCGTGTCGGCCGCGTATCCGCACCTGTGCGACGACGAGTGGATATTGGCCAATAAAAAGACATGGTTTTCGGATGAAATGTAA
- a CDS encoding alpha-galactosidase — MSGPAVVRLAESPGRYALEWGEGRVLEPLDCAVTWDGVPRGMSSARRVTVRRSGVDIEFDSLHLRIDVEETDGGVLLRSVLRNISDTDVRIESVSPIIFDGDWSARGPCLFSRDALLCSTPAERHYGFDGDEELARNRPRVSCWWFSVHDAARGANFLCGVDGPTDGFARFDCVPLQSHTSGLRVLRWRADLDVTAGPRGVRLAPGDELRPGDLYIAVWSGGRDEGLETYAARLVRHRAGRPLPALPRGWCSWYAGYETAINERACLENLAAAAQVPGLRIFQIDDGWMDARGLRRLGTPGVDHGKFPRGMAALAADIDAAGCDAGLWLRPFQPWEPDAGRPAWADGDALDLSDPACLAWLAESVRCVTEDWGYSYLKLDFLTYDVYGAWGMELLRPLRARAVFRDDTRTTLRHLRVALETIQAAAGPSVYLLGCNALFGPAIGIFDGMRIGDDVSAWNWDRTVTMGARAVAPALFQHGRLWHNDADCLLFHEPLTPAQIRTWNSFAALASQVSVMSSVLPALDNTRRAVLEAVFPAADPEPGGVTIHWTDGTCVLRRSLRDGGVILGLFNWTEETRHVELDSAIHRYDPAVTWREFWSRGEVAALQRMRIELEPCSCALFYPSRRGIQDTTLRNIVEGNA; from the coding sequence ATGAGCGGGCCCGCCGTGGTACGACTCGCGGAGAGCCCCGGGCGTTATGCCCTCGAATGGGGCGAGGGCCGCGTCCTCGAACCGCTCGACTGCGCCGTGACATGGGACGGCGTCCCGCGGGGCATGTCGTCCGCGCGCCGCGTGACGGTGCGGCGCTCAGGCGTCGACATCGAATTCGACTCGCTACACCTGCGCATCGACGTCGAGGAGACGGACGGGGGAGTGCTGCTGCGCAGCGTGCTGCGCAATATTTCGGATACGGATGTCCGAATCGAATCCGTCTCGCCTATCATCTTCGACGGCGACTGGAGCGCGCGCGGACCCTGCCTGTTCTCGCGCGACGCGCTGCTGTGCAGCACGCCGGCGGAACGGCATTACGGCTTCGACGGCGACGAGGAACTCGCGAGGAATCGTCCGCGTGTGTCGTGCTGGTGGTTCTCGGTGCACGATGCCGCGCGTGGCGCCAACTTCCTGTGCGGCGTCGACGGACCGACCGACGGCTTCGCACGTTTCGACTGTGTGCCTCTGCAGTCACACACATCCGGCCTCAGAGTCTTGCGCTGGCGCGCCGATCTCGACGTGACCGCGGGTCCGCGCGGTGTGCGCCTGGCGCCCGGCGACGAATTGCGTCCGGGCGACCTGTACATCGCCGTGTGGAGCGGCGGACGGGATGAGGGACTGGAAACCTACGCGGCGCGGCTTGTGCGCCACCGCGCGGGCAGGCCGCTGCCGGCACTGCCGCGCGGCTGGTGTTCGTGGTACGCGGGGTATGAGACGGCGATCAATGAGCGCGCCTGCCTCGAGAATCTTGCGGCCGCCGCGCAGGTGCCGGGTCTGCGCATATTCCAGATCGACGACGGATGGATGGATGCGCGGGGTCTGCGCAGACTCGGAACGCCCGGCGTCGATCATGGCAAGTTTCCACGCGGCATGGCGGCGCTGGCGGCGGACATCGACGCGGCCGGTTGCGACGCGGGCCTGTGGCTGCGCCCCTTCCAGCCGTGGGAGCCCGATGCGGGGCGTCCCGCGTGGGCCGACGGCGACGCGCTCGACCTCTCCGACCCCGCCTGCCTCGCGTGGCTGGCGGAGTCCGTGCGGTGTGTGACGGAGGATTGGGGATATTCGTATCTGAAACTCGATTTTCTGACCTACGATGTGTACGGGGCCTGGGGCATGGAACTGCTCCGTCCTCTGCGCGCGCGCGCGGTCTTCCGCGACGACACCCGCACCACGCTGCGCCACCTGCGTGTGGCCCTCGAGACGATACAGGCGGCGGCCGGACCCTCGGTGTACCTGCTCGGCTGCAACGCGCTGTTCGGACCCGCGATCGGCATCTTCGACGGCATGCGCATCGGCGATGACGTCAGCGCCTGGAACTGGGACCGCACCGTCACCATGGGTGCGCGCGCAGTCGCCCCCGCGTTGTTCCAGCACGGCCGGCTCTGGCATAACGACGCCGACTGCCTGCTCTTTCATGAACCTCTGACACCCGCGCAGATACGCACCTGGAACAGCTTCGCCGCGCTCGCCTCACAGGTGTCCGTTATGAGTTCCGTCCTGCCCGCTCTCGACAATACACGCCGTGCGGTGCTCGAGGCCGTGTTTCCCGCGGCGGATCCCGAACCGGGCGGCGTGACGATACACTGGACCGACGGCACCTGCGTCCTGCGCAGGTCGTTGCGCGACGGTGGCGTGATTCTGGGTCTGTTTAATTGGACGGAGGAGACACGCCACGTGGAGTTGGACTCTGCGATACATCGCTATGATCCGGCAGTGACATGGCGTGAATTCTGGAGCCGCGGCGAGGTGGCGGCTCTGCAGCGCATGCGGATCGAACTCGAGCCCTGTTCCTGCGCGCTGTTCTATCCGTCCCGCCGCGGAATACAGGACACAACACTCCGAAATATTGTGGAAGGAAACGCATGA
- the lon gene encoding endopeptidase La: MPKKQPADTDSAPDIIPDVLPLLPLRDVVIFPHMIFPVLIGREGSVLSVTRSIEGDKYIFVCPQKDAAIEDPEPRDLHRGGTIAKILQVLKLPNGLMKVLVDGLAQGMIEEHLPDDGNGARVRVRQLARRPRLTTRLRAYVRQLDVLFGEYVRLHRNIPNETLIAFEGLDDAQRKVYYAAANMHADVATKMAILEMEDLQAQYEEAVRVLRAEIAIMKMEVEIDNKVHDNIQRSQRKYFIQEQIRILQTELDEDEAEPGNEYEALRARIATSAMSDDARRKANEELDKLQRMPGMSPEATVARNYLDWLLAMPWGVYTDDNLSIVNARAVLDTDHYGLDKPKQRILEHIAVLNLVGEIKGQILCFVGPPGVGKTSLGKSIARAMNRAFVRIALGGVHDEAEIRGHRRTYIGSMPGKIAQAIKKAGSANPVVLLDEIDKMSSDFHGDPASAMLEVLDPEQNNTFNDHYLDVDFDLSKVLFITTANVRYGIPLPLQDRMEIIELPGYLEHEKLEIAKRHLVNKQIALHGLASRRLRFEDRSLMKIIREYTLEAGVRNLERDIATICRKTARSVVEEDAAAKKKQPRTAHTITPALVEEYLGVPKQRPKKRQGDKVGSVTGLAWTSVGGDILHVDVTLMRGAEKLTLTGQLGDVMKESAHAALSWLRSNTDRLGIPEGAFEKREIHVHIPEGAIPKDGPSAGLTLTMSMLSAVRGIPARGDVAMTGEITLHGDVLAIGGLNEKLLAARRHGIRTVLLPKDNEPDLRDVPPAIAQGMKLIFVGHIDEAIQHVFRPLPRAGRRIS, translated from the coding sequence ATGCCCAAGAAACAACCGGCCGACACAGACAGCGCACCCGACATCATTCCCGACGTTCTTCCCCTGCTCCCGCTTCGCGACGTCGTCATTTTTCCGCACATGATTTTTCCCGTCCTCATCGGACGCGAAGGATCGGTGTTATCCGTCACACGTTCCATCGAAGGCGACAAGTACATCTTTGTCTGTCCGCAGAAGGACGCCGCGATCGAGGATCCCGAGCCGCGCGACCTGCACCGCGGCGGCACCATCGCGAAGATCCTGCAAGTCCTCAAACTCCCGAACGGGCTCATGAAGGTGTTGGTGGACGGTCTCGCGCAGGGCATGATCGAGGAGCACCTGCCCGACGACGGGAACGGCGCGCGTGTGCGTGTGCGGCAGCTTGCGCGCCGCCCGCGGCTCACCACCCGCCTGCGCGCCTATGTGCGGCAGCTCGACGTGCTCTTCGGCGAGTACGTGCGCCTGCACAGGAATATTCCGAACGAGACGCTGATCGCTTTCGAGGGGCTCGACGACGCGCAGCGGAAGGTGTACTACGCGGCCGCCAACATGCACGCCGACGTGGCGACCAAGATGGCGATACTCGAGATGGAGGACTTGCAGGCCCAGTACGAGGAAGCCGTGCGTGTGCTGCGCGCCGAGATCGCCATCATGAAGATGGAAGTCGAGATCGACAACAAGGTGCACGACAACATCCAGCGCTCGCAGCGGAAGTACTTCATCCAGGAACAGATCCGCATCCTGCAGACCGAGCTCGACGAGGACGAGGCCGAACCGGGCAACGAGTACGAGGCGCTGCGCGCGCGCATCGCGACGAGCGCGATGAGCGACGACGCGCGGCGCAAGGCCAACGAGGAACTCGACAAGCTGCAGCGCATGCCCGGCATGTCGCCCGAGGCGACCGTGGCGCGCAACTATCTCGACTGGCTGCTCGCCATGCCCTGGGGCGTGTATACAGACGACAATCTCTCGATCGTGAACGCGCGCGCGGTGCTCGACACCGATCACTACGGACTCGACAAGCCGAAGCAGCGTATTCTCGAACACATCGCCGTGCTAAACCTCGTCGGGGAAATCAAGGGCCAGATCCTCTGCTTCGTCGGACCCCCGGGCGTGGGCAAGACGTCGCTGGGCAAGTCGATCGCGCGCGCGATGAACCGCGCCTTTGTGCGCATCGCGCTCGGCGGCGTGCACGACGAGGCCGAGATCCGCGGACACCGGCGCACGTACATCGGCTCGATGCCCGGCAAGATCGCGCAGGCCATCAAAAAGGCGGGCAGCGCCAATCCTGTGGTTCTGCTCGACGAGATCGACAAGATGAGCAGCGACTTCCACGGCGACCCCGCCTCGGCCATGCTCGAAGTGCTCGATCCCGAACAGAACAACACCTTCAACGACCACTACCTCGACGTCGATTTTGATCTCTCGAAGGTGCTGTTCATCACCACCGCAAATGTGCGCTACGGCATTCCCCTGCCGCTGCAGGACAGGATGGAGATCATCGAGCTGCCGGGCTACCTCGAGCACGAGAAGCTCGAAATCGCGAAGCGCCATCTTGTGAACAAACAGATCGCGCTGCACGGACTCGCCTCGCGCCGCCTGCGCTTCGAGGATCGTTCGCTGATGAAGATCATCCGCGAGTACACGCTGGAGGCGGGCGTGCGCAATCTCGAGCGCGACATCGCGACGATCTGCCGCAAGACCGCGCGCAGCGTGGTGGAGGAGGACGCGGCGGCCAAGAAGAAGCAGCCGCGCACCGCCCACACAATCACACCCGCGCTGGTGGAGGAATATCTCGGCGTGCCGAAGCAGCGGCCGAAGAAACGGCAGGGCGACAAGGTCGGTTCCGTCACCGGGCTTGCGTGGACAAGCGTGGGCGGCGACATCCTGCATGTGGACGTGACACTGATGCGCGGCGCTGAGAAGCTGACGCTCACGGGCCAGCTCGGCGACGTGATGAAGGAATCGGCGCACGCGGCGCTGAGCTGGCTGCGATCGAACACCGACCGGCTCGGCATCCCCGAAGGCGCCTTCGAGAAACGCGAAATTCATGTACACATCCCCGAGGGCGCAATTCCGAAGGACGGTCCCTCCGCGGGCCTCACACTCACGATGTCGATGCTCTCGGCGGTGCGCGGCATTCCCGCGCGCGGCGACGTGGCGATGACCGGCGAGATCACGCTGCACGGCGACGTGCTCGCGATCGGCGGACTCAACGAGAAGCTGCTCGCGGCGCGCCGACACGGCATACGCACCGTGCTGCTTCCGAAGGACAACGAACCCGACCTGCGCGACGTGCCGCCCGCCATCGCACAGGGAATGAAACTGATCTTTGTCGGACACATCGACGAGGCCATACAGCATGTGTTCCGTCCCCTGCCGCGCGCGGGACGGCGCATCTCCTGA
- a CDS encoding NAD-dependent epimerase/dehydratase family protein: MSTVAELDERQSRPPEALIAMMRRLDGDMLVLGAGGKMGPTLARMARRASDAAGTRRTVIAVSRFTDAAARENLAAHGVETRTCDLLDDTQLAALPGAPNIIYLAGRKFGASGDPALTWAMNTLLPARVLAAFPRSRIIVLSTGNVYPFSPADGPGSRESDATGPVGEYAQSCLGRERMVEYHARRNGTQAAIIRLNYAVDLRYGVLLDIATRVAHGEAVELGMGYVNVIWQADANAAALLALEHASVPPAVFNVTGPAVLSVRALAARFATLFGTVPRYAGIESETALLSDATLFHDTFPFPKMSLDTMCRLVAHWISIGGEVWNKPTRFEQRGGIF, encoded by the coding sequence ATTTCCACGGTTGCGGAATTGGATGAGCGGCAATCGCGTCCGCCTGAGGCGTTGATTGCGATGATGCGACGCCTCGACGGCGACATGCTCGTGCTCGGCGCCGGGGGCAAGATGGGTCCGACACTCGCGCGCATGGCGCGGCGCGCGTCGGATGCCGCGGGAACACGACGCACGGTGATCGCAGTGTCGCGTTTCACCGATGCCGCGGCGCGCGAGAATCTCGCCGCGCACGGCGTGGAGACGCGTACCTGCGATCTGCTCGACGACACGCAGCTCGCAGCGCTGCCCGGCGCGCCCAACATCATCTATCTCGCGGGCAGGAAATTCGGGGCCTCCGGGGATCCCGCCCTCACCTGGGCCATGAACACGCTGCTGCCAGCGCGGGTGCTGGCCGCGTTTCCCCGCTCTAGAATTATCGTGCTGTCCACCGGCAACGTGTATCCCTTCAGTCCCGCCGATGGACCCGGATCACGCGAGAGCGACGCCACAGGACCGGTGGGGGAGTACGCGCAGTCGTGCCTGGGCCGCGAACGCATGGTGGAGTATCACGCGCGGCGCAACGGCACACAGGCCGCGATCATCCGTCTCAATTACGCAGTGGATCTGCGCTACGGCGTGCTGCTCGACATCGCGACACGCGTCGCGCACGGTGAAGCGGTGGAACTCGGCATGGGCTATGTCAACGTGATCTGGCAGGCGGACGCCAATGCGGCGGCGCTGCTGGCGCTCGAGCACGCATCCGTCCCGCCCGCGGTATTCAACGTGACGGGACCGGCCGTACTGTCGGTGCGTGCCCTCGCCGCGCGTTTTGCGACCTTGTTCGGCACGGTTCCGCGCTATGCGGGAATCGAATCCGAAACGGCGCTGCTCTCCGATGCAACGTTGTTCCACGACACATTTCCATTTCCGAAAATGTCTCTCGACACGATGTGCCGTCTCGTCGCGCACTGGATATCGATCGGCGGGGAAGTGTGGAACAAACCGACCCGCTTCGAACAGCGCGGCGGGATTTTCTGA